The following are encoded in a window of Candidatus Zixiibacteriota bacterium genomic DNA:
- a CDS encoding RNA-binding protein has product MPSSNLYVGNLSYSVSNEQLEELFANYGEIKRVNIIDGKGFGFVEMSTADEAEKAKEALNGQDFEGRTLRVDEARPRENKPRRDNYRR; this is encoded by the coding sequence ATGTTGGAAATCTGAGTTATTCTGTATCCAACGAGCAATTGGAAGAGTTATTTGCCAATTATGGCGAAATCAAGCGCGTTAACATCATCGACGGCAAAGGCTTTGGCTTTGTCGAAATGTCTACTGCCGATGAAGCAGAAAAAGCGAAAGAGGCTCTAAACGGTCAGGATTTTGAAGGCCGCACTTTAAGAGTTGATGAAGCTCGTCCGCGCGAAAATAAACCCAGAAGAGACAATTATCGTCGGTAG